The Arthrobacter sp. D5-1 genome segment CGCAGTGTGGCCAGCAGAGCGGTGATGGCGTCCATGATGACCTCGGTTGCCTCAGTCAGCGTGGCGCGGTCCATGGGCCGGTCCGCGAAGGCACTGAGGTCCACCGGTTTCCCGACAAGGACCCGAACCGTTTTGCGCGGGAAAAGGTGGAACCGCTTGGCATAGCGCGGGAAGACATCCTGCGCACCCCAGTGCGCCATGGGCACGACGGGCGCACCGGTCTGCAGGGCAAGCCGGGCGGCCCCTGTATGCCCTTTCATGGGCCAAAGGTCGGGATCGCGGGTCAGGGTGCCTTCGGGATAGATAATGATGGCACCGCCGGCATCCACCACCTCTTTGGCGACCTGCAGCGAGTGGTTCGCTCCCGCCGTCGAGCGTTCAACGGGTATCTGTTTGGTGGCGTTCAGCAAGGCCCCGAGCACGGGCACCTTGAAGAGGCCCTTCTTCGCCAGGAAGTGCGGCGGACGCTGCTGGTTGTAGACCAGGTGCCCGATCACGATGGGGTCGATCTCGGTGCAGTGGTTTGGCGCCGCAATGAAACCGCCGGACGGAAGGTTCTCGACACCTTCCCACTTTTTGGCCATCAGGAGGTTCATCAATGGGCGTGCGATGCCCGCCAGCAGCACGAACGTGGCACGGCTCTTGGCCGATTCCTTCAAGGGATCCCCCGCTACTT includes the following:
- a CDS encoding lysophospholipid acyltransferase family protein, with translation MKESAKSRATFVLLAGIARPLMNLLMAKKWEGVENLPSGGFIAAPNHCTEIDPIVIGHLVYNQQRPPHFLAKKGLFKVPVLGALLNATKQIPVERSTAGANHSLQVAKEVVDAGGAIIIYPEGTLTRDPDLWPMKGHTGAARLALQTGAPVVPMAHWGAQDVFPRYAKRFHLFPRKTVRVLVGKPVDLSAFADRPMDRATLTEATEVIMDAITALLATLRNEPAPAERWDPAVHKQSKHGRFVERGSSEAPEPEDGK